In a genomic window of Kineococcus endophyticus:
- a CDS encoding carbohydrate ABC transporter permease — protein sequence MSADTRVATTAAPARPERRGPSGERTVAVTSHTVLGIWSLLVLLPFAWTVVSSFKTNREIFASPFSLPSEWRYQNYVDAWNTAGIGSYFFNSVVVVFSALVLTMVMGAMSAYVLARFDFRGRTVLRYLIVAGLTFPVFLAVVPLFFILQQVGVLNTLPGLILSYATYAYPFTVFFLLSFFEELPGEIAEAASIDGASEWRTFFQVMLPMAGPGMAAVAILNFVGLWNQFLLPVVLNSDRSNYVLTQGLAAFASQAGYDVNFGALFAGAVMTVVPVLVVYLVFQRRLQGAVSAGGLK from the coding sequence ATGAGCGCCGACACCCGGGTCGCCACCACCGCGGCCCCCGCCCGTCCCGAGCGGCGTGGCCCGTCGGGGGAGCGGACCGTCGCGGTCACCTCGCACACCGTGCTGGGCATCTGGTCGCTGCTGGTCCTGCTGCCCTTCGCCTGGACGGTCGTCTCCAGCTTCAAGACGAACCGGGAGATCTTCGCCTCGCCGTTCTCGCTGCCCAGCGAGTGGCGGTACCAGAACTACGTCGACGCCTGGAACACCGCCGGCATCGGGTCGTACTTCTTCAACTCGGTCGTCGTGGTCTTCTCCGCGCTCGTGCTGACGATGGTCATGGGGGCGATGTCGGCGTACGTGCTGGCGCGGTTCGACTTCCGCGGCCGCACGGTGCTGCGCTACCTCATCGTCGCGGGGCTCACGTTCCCGGTCTTCCTGGCGGTCGTCCCGCTGTTCTTCATCCTCCAGCAGGTCGGTGTCCTCAACACCCTGCCGGGGCTGATCCTCAGCTACGCCACCTACGCCTACCCCTTCACGGTGTTCTTCCTGCTGAGCTTCTTCGAGGAGCTGCCGGGGGAGATCGCCGAGGCGGCCTCGATCGACGGCGCGAGCGAGTGGCGGACCTTCTTCCAGGTCATGCTGCCGATGGCCGGACCGGGGATGGCGGCCGTGGCCATCCTGAACTTCGTCGGGTTGTGGAACCAGTTCCTGCTGCCGGTGGTCCTGAACTCCGACCGCAGCAACTACGTCCTCACCCAGGGGCTCGCGGCGTTCGCGTCCCAGGCCGGGTACGACGTGAACTTCGGTGCCCTGTTCGCCGGCGCCGTCATGACGGTGGTCCCGGTGCTCGTGGTCTACCTCGTGTTCCAGCGCCGCCTGCAGGGTGCGGTGTCGGCCGGCGGGCTCAAGTGA